One region of Qipengyuania sp. SS22 genomic DNA includes:
- a CDS encoding ATPase: MTSQIALPLIPAGAGEPSSIVIGSGNRAVAEALGTPANWPFRTAILHGPPRSGKSLFARWFAARHSAGVIDGVQRLAETEIFHRWNRAQEDGFPLLLVVDGETWEIGLPDLRSRMGAALQLEIGPPDDALATDLMLSHAGQRGLVLGEGAPAYLVPRMERSYAAIEKIVAEIDRLSLERQVPATLSVWRDALEAVQGPDQGRLL, encoded by the coding sequence GTGACGTCGCAGATCGCTCTCCCGTTGATTCCCGCCGGTGCAGGTGAGCCGTCCTCTATCGTGATCGGATCGGGCAACCGCGCGGTTGCCGAAGCGCTTGGCACGCCCGCCAACTGGCCGTTTCGCACCGCGATCCTTCACGGGCCGCCGCGTTCGGGCAAGTCGCTATTCGCGCGCTGGTTCGCGGCGCGTCATTCCGCGGGCGTAATCGACGGCGTTCAGAGGCTTGCCGAAACCGAGATTTTCCACCGCTGGAACCGCGCGCAGGAGGACGGCTTCCCGCTGTTGCTGGTCGTCGATGGCGAGACGTGGGAGATCGGGCTGCCCGACTTGCGCAGCCGCATGGGCGCCGCCCTGCAGCTCGAAATCGGCCCGCCCGACGATGCGCTGGCGACCGACCTCATGCTCTCGCATGCCGGGCAGCGGGGGCTCGTGCTGGGCGAGGGCGCACCTGCCTATCTGGTCCCGCGGATGGAGCGCAGCTACGCGGCGATAGAGAAAATCGTCGCCGAAATCGACCGACTGAGCCTTGAACGGCAGGTTCCGGCAACCCTATCTGTATGGCGTGACGCGTTGGAGGCGGTGCAGGGTCCGGACCAGGGCCGCTTGCTTTAA
- a CDS encoding heavy-metal-associated domain-containing protein produces the protein MSQTIPLQPALRRSAILALALAALCALGAAVWAQVGGERGIAPVASSSDIQVSGIEVDVRADNGSAARAQAWEEAQRKAWERLDGPQLSDSQIAGLVSAIVIEREQLGPKRYIATLGVVFDRQRASRYLGSEGEARRSAPMLLLPVTVSAGTQLVYERRNPWQRAWAEYQAGQSRIDYVRPAGAGGDSLLLTYGQTGRRSRTWWRNALDQFGAADVIVPIANLRYTYPGGPVEGTFTARFGPDNEYLDGFDMTAASPAELPAMLERAVVRFDRIFELALADGKLRPDPTLDIGTPELDPALQRLLELGRAMRARDQAAAAAASQPTTESGDAITAAPIETPPPEGSVALYTVQVATPDAAAFDGAVSAVRGTPGVRSTGIRSTAIGGTSVMTVSYAGSIAQLAEALRARGFTVRQGSNALAISR, from the coding sequence ATGAGCCAAACCATCCCCCTCCAACCCGCCTTGCGCCGCTCTGCCATCCTGGCGTTGGCCCTCGCCGCGCTATGCGCGCTGGGCGCGGCGGTGTGGGCGCAGGTCGGCGGCGAACGCGGGATCGCCCCGGTTGCCTCGAGCAGTGACATCCAGGTCTCGGGGATCGAGGTCGATGTCCGCGCCGACAACGGTTCGGCAGCGCGCGCGCAGGCGTGGGAAGAGGCGCAGCGCAAAGCGTGGGAGCGACTCGACGGGCCGCAGTTGAGCGATTCGCAGATCGCGGGCCTCGTGTCCGCCATCGTCATCGAACGCGAGCAGCTGGGACCGAAACGCTATATCGCCACGCTCGGCGTAGTGTTCGATCGCCAGCGTGCCTCGCGCTATCTCGGCTCCGAAGGCGAAGCGCGGCGCTCGGCCCCCATGCTGCTGCTGCCGGTGACGGTCTCTGCGGGCACGCAGTTGGTCTATGAACGGCGCAATCCATGGCAGCGCGCCTGGGCTGAATACCAGGCGGGACAGAGCCGGATCGACTATGTCCGCCCGGCGGGCGCGGGCGGCGATTCGCTGCTGCTGACCTATGGACAGACCGGCCGCCGCAGCCGCACCTGGTGGCGCAATGCGCTCGACCAGTTCGGCGCGGCCGATGTCATCGTGCCGATCGCAAACCTGCGCTACACCTATCCCGGCGGCCCGGTCGAAGGCACCTTCACCGCACGGTTCGGGCCCGACAACGAATATCTCGACGGGTTCGACATGACCGCCGCTTCGCCGGCCGAACTGCCCGCCATGCTCGAACGCGCAGTAGTGCGTTTCGACCGCATTTTCGAACTGGCGCTCGCCGATGGCAAGCTGCGGCCCGATCCCACGCTCGATATCGGCACGCCCGAGCTCGACCCCGCGCTCCAGCGCCTGCTCGAACTGGGCCGGGCGATGCGCGCGCGCGACCAGGCCGCGGCTGCCGCCGCCTCGCAGCCGACCACCGAAAGCGGCGATGCGATCACCGCCGCGCCGATCGAGACCCCGCCGCCCGAAGGATCGGTCGCGCTCTACACCGTACAGGTGGCCACTCCCGATGCCGCCGCCTTCGATGGTGCGGTGTCCGCCGTGCGCGGCACCCCGGGGGTGCGCAGCACGGGCATCCGCAGCACGGCGATCGGCGGAACCTCGGTGATGACGGTGAGCTATGCCGGGTCGATCGCGCAGTTGGCCGAGGCGCTGCGCGCACGCGGCTTTACCGTTCGCCAGGGCAGCAACGCGCTCGCCATCAGTCGCTGA
- the purM gene encoding phosphoribosylformylglycinamidine cyclo-ligase: MSDEPRSNRPSYTYEQAGVSIEAGNALVKAIGPLVKATLRPGADGEIGGFGGFFDPKAAGYKDPLLVAGNDGVGTKLKLAIDSDRHDTVGVDLVAMCVNDLIVQGAEPLFFLDYFATGKLENGVAERVIAGIAEGCKQAGCALIGGETAEMPGMYAAGDYDLAGFCVGAVERGEQLTGERVAPGHVLLGLASSGVHSNGYSLVRRLAADKCWNLDRPAMFDRDRLLIDALIEPTRIYVKSLLPVVRDGLVDALAHITGGGLLENIPRVLPDGAHAEVDADGWEQPGLMAFLQAQGNIEPAEMARTFNCGVGMVLAVEPANAELVRSRLEDAGETVLAVGRIEAGDKGCTVRGSAGTWAAREEWSATHNA, from the coding sequence ATGAGTGACGAACCGCGCAGCAACAGGCCTTCCTACACCTACGAACAGGCGGGTGTTTCGATCGAAGCGGGCAATGCGCTCGTCAAGGCGATCGGTCCGCTGGTGAAGGCGACGCTGCGCCCGGGCGCCGATGGCGAAATCGGCGGCTTCGGCGGATTTTTCGATCCCAAGGCGGCGGGCTACAAGGATCCGCTGCTGGTGGCGGGCAATGATGGCGTGGGCACCAAGCTCAAGCTGGCAATCGACAGCGACCGCCATGACACAGTGGGCGTCGACCTGGTCGCCATGTGCGTCAACGACCTGATCGTCCAGGGCGCCGAACCGCTGTTCTTCCTCGACTATTTCGCCACCGGCAAGCTGGAGAACGGCGTTGCCGAACGCGTAATCGCGGGCATCGCCGAGGGCTGCAAACAGGCCGGCTGCGCGCTGATCGGCGGCGAGACGGCCGAAATGCCGGGCATGTATGCCGCGGGCGATTACGATCTGGCGGGCTTTTGCGTCGGGGCGGTCGAACGCGGCGAGCAATTGACCGGCGAACGCGTCGCGCCGGGGCATGTGCTGCTCGGCCTCGCCAGTTCGGGCGTCCATTCGAACGGCTATTCGCTTGTCCGCCGACTGGCTGCCGACAAATGCTGGAACCTCGACCGCCCCGCGATGTTCGACCGCGATCGCCTGCTGATCGACGCGCTGATCGAACCGACGCGAATCTATGTGAAGAGCCTGCTGCCGGTCGTCCGCGACGGGTTGGTGGACGCGTTGGCACATATCACCGGCGGCGGCCTGCTCGAGAATATCCCGCGTGTGCTGCCCGATGGCGCGCATGCCGAAGTCGACGCCGATGGGTGGGAACAGCCCGGCCTGATGGCGTTCCTACAGGCGCAGGGCAATATCGAGCCCGCCGAAATGGCGCGGACCTTCAATTGCGGCGTCGGCATGGTGCTGGCGGTCGAGCCCGCCAATGCCGAACTGGTCCGCAGCCGGCTGGAAGATGCGGGCGAGACGGTGCTCGCGGTGGGCCGGATCGAGGCGGGCGACAAGGGCTGCACCGTGCGCGGATCGGCCGGAACCTGGGCCGCGCGCGAGGAATGGTCGGCGACGCATAATGCCTGA